The following DNA comes from Amycolatopsis solani.
AGCCACGAGTCGACGAACCCCGGCGCGGCGATCGACACGACGCCGGAGATCGGCAGCCTGCTGTTCTGCGCCGCGCGCAGGCTCATGGTGCCGCCGAGGGAGTTGCCGGCCAGCACGACCGAGCCGAGCACGGCCTGCTCGCGGACGACGGCGGTGGTGAACGCGTCGAGCTGGGTCAGCATCGGGCCGGGCCGCAGCGGCTGGGCGTCGCCGAAGCCGGGCAGATCGACCGCGACCGCCGGGATGCCGGCGGCCGCGAGCTGCTCCAGGGCGGGGCGCCAGGTGTCGGCGCTGTCGCAGTAACCGTGCAGCAGCACCAGGCGCGGCGCGGTGGGCCGCAGGTGCGGGACTGCGCCGCGGCGCCGCAGCGAGCGGCGGGGGAGCTCCGGTTCGGGGCCGGGGTCGCCGACCTCGAGGACGCGGGTGCGGACGCCGGCGTAGCGCCGGAAGGAGACTCGGATCGGATCCGGGTCACTGCTGGGCCGGCCGCCCGGTCCAGCCGGAGCGGGCCGCTGCGTTGCGGTCATGTTTACAGATTAGCTTGCCGCCCTTGGGTTTTGGTCGAATTTGGGTGCTAACGACCAGATCTCGATCCGAGTACGTTGACAATTCACCAAGTGGGCGGTACAAGCGGTGACCTGGGCGGTCCGGTAGGCGATCCGCCCAGGTCACGGCGTCAGCGGGTGAAAACGATCTTGCCGGCGGTGTCGCCCTCGAGCATCGCCTGGAACCCCTTGGCTGCCTCTTCGAACGGCAATTCCTGCCCGATCTGCGGCCGCACGCCGGTCAGGTCGAGGTAGGCGAGCAGGTCCGAGAGCTCGTCGCGGGTGCCCATGGTCGAGCCGGCGACGCGCAGCTGCAGGAAGAAGACGCGCTGCAGCTCCGCGCCCGCGTCCGGGCCGCTCGTCGAACCGGAGACGACGATGATGCCGCCCGGCTTCAGCGACTTGACCGAGTGCGACCAGGTCGCTTTCCCGACGGTCTCGAACACGGCGTCGACGCGCTCGGGCAGCCGCGCGCCCGACTCGAACGTCTGGTGCGCGCCGAGGCTCTCGGCCAGCGCGCGCTTCTCCTCGGTGCGGCCGGTGACCCAGACCCGGAACCCGGCCGCGCGGCCGAGCTGCACCAGCGCCGTCGAGACACCGCCGGAGGCACCCTGCACGAGCATCGTCTGGCCCGGCCGCAGCCCGGACTTCACGAAGAGCATCCGGTACGCGGTCAGCCAGGCCGTGCCCATCGTGGCGGCCTCGGCGAAGCTGAGGGCGGCGGGCTTCGGGACGACGTTGCGGGCCGGGACGATCACCTGGTCGGCGAAGGTGCCCTGGTGCTTCTCGGTGAGCAGGGTGCGCTTCGGGTCGAGGGTGTCGTCGCCCTGCCAGCCCGGCGCGTTGATCACGGAGTGGATGACGACCTCGGAACCGTCGTCGAGGGTGCCGGCGCCGTCGCAGCCGAGGATCATCGGGAACTGCTCCGGCTTGATGCCGACCCCGCGCAGCGTCCAGAGGTCGTGCATGTTCAGGCTGGCCGCCTTGACGTGCACGCGGACCCAGCCGTCCGGCACGTCGGGTTCGGGGCGCTCGCCGACGACGAGCGAGTCCAGCGGGTTGTCTGCGTTGGGTTCCTGCGCGTACACGGCGAACATGTCTGGCAACGTACCGCCCCTGAGACGCGGGGGCAGCAGAGCGCGCGTAGGCTCACACCGTGTTCAACGGGCTTGCCGACTGGTGGGACGGGGTCGAGCTGTGGCTCGCCCAGGCGTGGTTCCCGGTCCAGTTCGTGCTGGTCATGGTGGTCGTCGTACCGCTGTGCCTGGCCGCCGCGTGGGTGCTCGACAAGCTCGTCGGGCTCTTCGCCCGCCGGTTGACCCCGGGACGTGACGACGACCGCTCCGACGGGTCGGCATAGGCTCGCGCACCATGTTCAACCGAAGGCGGATCACCGCCGCGCTGATCGGGCTCCTCGTGCTGGTGCTGGGGGGCTGGCTGGTCAAGGACGCCGTCGGCGGCGGATCGTCGTCGCCCGCTTCGAGCAGCGCTCCCAGCACGTCTTCGAGCGCGTCCTCCGGTGCGACTTCGGGCGCGCCGGCCAAGGGCGGCGCCACCGTGCCGGGTGCCGACTCCGGGCTCCCGCTGAAGGCGCTTTCCGCGTTGCCGCCACAGGCCGCGGACACGTGGCGGCTGATCGAAAAGGGCGGGCCGTACCCGTACCCGCGCAACGACGACGTCGTGTTCGAGAACCGCGAGAAGCGCTTGCCCGGCAAGAAGTCCGGCTACTACCACGAGTACACCGTGAAGACCCCGAACAGCCCCGACCGCGGCGCGCGGCGGCTGATCACCGGCCAGGCGCACGAGCTGTACTACACCGGCGACCACTACTCGTCGTTCGTCGTCGTGGACCCGGCCCGATGAGCGCGTCGGAGCAGGCGAAGGCGGCCGCGGAAGAGGCGTTCGCGCGCGGGGCGTACCCGCACCTGGTGAACTCGCGGCCGACCGTGGACAAGGCCAGCACGCTGAGCGCGTTCGCCGACGCACTGTCCTTTCCGGACCACTTCGGCAACAACCTCGACGCGCTCTACGACTGCCTGACCGACCTGTCGTGGCTGCCGCCGGGGGAGCACGTGCTGATCTGGCCGGGCTCGGACGCGCTGCGCAAGGCCGAACCCAAGACGTACCTGGCGATCCGCAGCGTCCTCTCGGACGCGCAGCGAGCCCTCGGCCCGACCGGCCGCAGCGCCGGCTCCTGGCGGCTCACGGTCGTCCTGCCGGACGCCTGAGCGGCGTCCGGCAGCCCGGACCGCGTCAGTCCTGCGGGACCCAGCTCGGCTTGCGCTTCTGGGCGAAGGCCAGGATGCCTTCCTGGCCTTCCTCACTCGCGAAGAACTTCGCCGACAGGCCGAGCATCTCGTCGAAGCCCTCCGACGGCGTCGCGTAGCGGGGGCGGCTCAGCAGCGCCTTCGTCTCGGCCAGTGCCTTCGGCCCGCCCGCGGCCAGTGCCTTGACGAACCGGGCCACCTCGGCGTCGAGGTCGCCGGCCGGGACCGCCGAGTTGAGCAGGCCGATCTCGACCGCGCGGCGGGCGTCGAACGTGTCGCCCGTAAGGAACAGCTCGTGGGCCGCGCGCGGGTTCAGGCGGGGCAGCACCGTCAGGGAGATGATCGCCGGGACCACGCCGATGCGGACCTCGGAGAAGGCGAACGTCGCTTCCGGGACCGCCACCGCGATGTCGCACGCCGCCACCATGCCGATGCCGCCGGCGCGGGCGGGGCCGGCCAGGCGGGCGACGACCGGCTTCGGGCTGGTCCACAGCTGCTCGAGGATCTTCGGGAACTCGTTGACGCCCTGGTCGCCCGCGCTGCCGCCGCGGGCTTCCTTGAGGTCCATCCCCGCGCAGAACACCGGCCCGGTGTGGGTCAGCACGATCACGCGCACGGCGTCGTCGGCGGCCGCGGCAGCCAGCGAGGCCGACAGTTCGCGGCGCAGCTGCGCCGACAGCGCGTTGCGGTTGTGCGGGGAGTCCAGGGTGATCGTGGCGGTGCCGCCCACCACGTCGTAGTGCACCAGTTCGTCAGCCATGCCCGTCACCCTTGCACATCCGTCGCGCGACGCCGGTGTTACGCGGGGCACAGCCGGCCCTGGCCACCCCGCGGGCCGGAAAACCGCGGGGTGGCCGGGGACCTCAGCCGATGGTCGTCGTGGTGAAGACGGGGCTGGGGTTGGGGAAGCAGGCCGTCGGCGCGGTGATGTCGCCGATGATGCTGCTCGCCACCGCCTTGAACGTCAGGCCCGGGTCGCTGTAGCTGGTGCCGGACAGCTTCGTCTCGATGGTGCCCGACTGGCCTGCCGTCAGGTGCGCGGTGATCGTGGGCAGCTCGAAGGTCGCGCCGCCGGCGATCGGGCCGGGGAAGCTCAGCGTCGCGACGCCGTTCGCGACCGCGATGGCCGGTGCCGTGCTGCCCAGGCCGGAGCCGCCGGCGAGGTCGGCGCCGACGTAGGTGGAGTTCGCCGGGATCGGGAACTTGAGCGCGAAGGTGTTGATGTTCTTGACCTTGTTCCCGCTCACGTCACTGGGGACGGTGTTCGGCGCCGGGTCGATGACGACGTCGAAAGCGCCGCCGGGGGCGACCGTCGCGGGCGCGGTGACGTCCGCGTCCTGGTTGAGCGACACCTTCTGCGGACCGACGATCGGGGCGTCGGCCTGGCAGTCGAAGGTGACGGTGGTGGCCGCCGACGCCGGGGCGGCGAGGGCGATCGGAAGGGCGGCGGCCGCGGTCAGAGCGGCGAGCCGGGAAAGGTGAAGAGCTTTCATCTGTATCCACCTACCTGCGGTTTCAAGAGGGGAAGGAGAAAGCTGCGCAGCGATTAGATAGTTACCGGCAAGTTAACTAGCGCGTCAAGGATTTACCGTTCCCATGTACGAGGGGTGACGGCAAATGTGAAAAAGACTCGCCTTTCGGCGGTGTCACGGTGACTCAGGCGTACTGGCGGAGCAACCCGCTCACCGCTGAGGCGTACCGGCTGATCACCACGTCCGCGACGCGCGGGTCGTCGGCCAGCGGGTTCGCGATGAACGCCTTCGGGTCGGCCTCGCGGGCCAGCCGCGCGATGCGGTCCGGCAGCCGGCCCGGGGCGAGGAACCACGATGCGACGATCAGGTGCCGGACCCCGCGCGAACGCAGCCGGGCCGCCGCCGTCGGGATGTCCGGCTGGGTGGCGGACGCGAACGCCTCGCTCACCGGGATGCCCAGGCGCTCTTCCCACTGCGCCGCCAGAGACGCGACGACCGCGTTCGCGGCGGCGTTCGACGAGCCCACCGCGCTCAGCAGCACCCCCGTGCCGCGACGGCGGGGCGCCGAGGCCAGGCGGTCCAGGGCGACGGCCTCCAGGGCCGGGTCCGCGCCCAGGACGTCCGACACCTGGATGCGGAAGCCCGGGCACTCCGCAACCACCGAGGAGATCAGCGCGGGCAGGTCGACCCGCGCGTGGAACGCGCTGCCCAGCAGCAGGGGCACCACGACCGCGGTGCGGTGCCCGGAGGCGTACAACCCGCGCAGCACGTCGGTGACGAGCGGGGCCGAGAGGTCCAAAAAGGACTCGTGCACCTCGAGCCCCGGTGCCTGCGCGCGCACGACGTCCATGAGCGCCCGCACGGTCGCCGCCGAGCGGGCGTCACGGCTGCCGTGCGCGACGGCGACCAGGGGTGGCGTCACGAGAAGCGCTCGCCCACCAGGCCGGCGGCCAGCGTGTCGCCGTCCTTCGGGTCGATCACCAGGAACGCGCCGGTGCGCGGGCTGACGCCGTAGTCGTCGACGCCCAGCTCCTCGGCCAGCCGCAGTGTGACCAAGCCGATGTCGTTGAGTTCCAGCGACGCCGGCGAGTCCACACTGGACAGCGCCTGCTCGTCGAACCGCGCGTGCAGGTCGCCGACGAGGGCCTGGACCGTGCGGGTGCCGTGCTTGACGAGGACGCGCGCGCCCGCCTTCAGCGGCTTCGACGACAGCCAGCACAGGGTGCCGGTGATCTCGTCGGTGACCTGGGGCGGTGCGTCCGCGGCCGCGATCAGGTCGCCGCGGGAGATGTCGATGTCGTCGGCCAGCAGCAGCGTCACCGACGTTCCGGCGCCGGCTTCCGCCAGCGGGCCGTCGGCGGTGTCGATGCGCTCGACGCGGCTGCGGATGCCTTGCGGCAGCACGACGATCTCGTCGCCGGGGCGGACCGTGCCCGCGGCGATCTGGCCCGCGTAGCCGCGGTAGTCCAGGTACTCCGCCGTGCGCGGGCGGATCACGTACTGCACCGGGAACCGCAGGGCCGAGTCGTGCGGGTCGGGGGCGACCGGCACGTCCTCCAGGTGCTCCAGCAGGCTCGGGCCGCGGTACCACGGCGTCCGCTCCGAGCGCGTGGCGACGTTGTCGCCTTCGAGCGCCGACACCGGGATCGTGAGCACCGAACCGCGCGCGTAACCGAGCGTCTCGGCGTGCGAAGCGAACTCCTCGGCGATCACGGTGAACGTCGCTTCGTCGTAGTCGACCAGGTCGATCTTGTTCACCGCCAGCACCAGCTGCGGCACGCCCAGCAGCGCCAGCACGGCCGCGTGCCGCCGGGTCTGCTCGATCACGCCCTTGCGCGCGTCGACCAGCAGCACGGCCAGCTGCGCGGTGGACGCGCCGGTCACCGTGTTGCGCGTGTACTGCACGTGCCCCGGCGTGTCGGCCAGCACGAACGACCGCTTCGGCGTGGCGAAGTACCGGTAGGCGACGTCGATGGTGATGCCCTGCTCGCGCTCCGAGCGCAGGCCGTCGACGAGCAGGGACAGGTCCGGTGTGGACAGTCCCTTGTCGACGGACGCGCGGGTGACGGCGTCGAGCTGGTCCGCGAGCACCGACTTCGTGTCGTACAGCAGCCTGCCGACCAGCGTGGACTTGCCGTCGTCGACGCTCCCGGCGGTGGCCAGGCGCAACAGCGAGCTCATCAGAAGTACCCCTCACGCTTGCGGTCTTCCATGGCCGCCTCGGACATCCGGTCGTCGGCGCGGGTGGCGCCGCGCTCGGTGAGCCGCGACGCGGACACTTCGGCGATGACGTCTTCGACGGTGGCGGCCTCGGACTCGATCGCGCCGGTGCACGAGCCGTCGCCGACGGTCCGGTACCGCACGGTCAGCTCGCGGACCTCTTCGCCGGGACGGGGACCGCCCCACGGGCCTTCGGCCAGCAGCATCCCGTCGCGCAGGTAGACCTCGCGCCGGTGCGCGTAGTAGATCGAGGGCAGCTCGACCTTCTCCCGCGCGATGTAGTTCCAGACGTCGGCCTCGGTCCAGTTGGACAGCGGGAAGACGCGGACCTGCTCGCCCGGGCGGTGCCTGCCGTTGTAGAGGTTCCACAGCTCGGGACGCTGGCGCCGCGGCTCCCACTGGCCGAAGGCGTTGCGGAGGCTGAAGATCCGCTCCTTCGCCCGGGCGCGCTCCTCGTCGCGGCGGCCGCCGCCGAACACGGCGTCGAACTTGTTCTCCGAGATGGTGTCGAGCAGCGGCGTGGTCTGCAGCGGGTTGCGCATCCCGTCGGCGCGCTCTTCGAGGCGCCCGTCGTCGATCCAGTCCTGGACCTTCGCCACGACCAGGCGCAGCCCGTGCCGCTCGACGACGCGGTCGCGGAACTCGATGACCTCGTCGAAGTTGTGCCCGGTGTCGACGTGCAGCAGCGGGAACGGCACCGGGGCCGGCCAGAACGCCTTGATCGCCAGGTGCAGCAGCAGCGTCGAGTCCTTGCCGCCGGAGAAGAGGATCACCGGCCGGTCGAACTCGCCCGCCACTTCGCGGAAGATGTGGATGGCTTCGGATTCCAAAGCCGCCAAGTTGTCCTGTGCCGCATCGGTCGCGGGCTCCAAGGTCGTCATGCGTCCCTTCCTCAGCCGTGCAGTCCGCACTCGGTCTTCGACTGACCCGCCCAGCGGCCGCTGCGCGGGTCCTGCCCCGGCGCCACGCGAGCGGTGCACGGCGCGCAGCCGATCGACAGGAATCCGATCGACACCAGCGGGTTCTCCAGGATCCCGTGCTCGCGGATGTAGCCGTTGAACTCCTCGTCGGTCCACGCCGCGATCGGGTTGACCTTCACCAGGCCGTTGCGGTCGTCCCAGGTGACGATCGGGGTGTTCGCGCGGGTCGGCGCGTCGACCCGGCGGACGCCGGTGATCCACGCCGAGTAGTTCGAGAGGGTCTTGCGCAGCGGCACGACCTTGCGCAGGTTGCAGCACAGCGTGGCGTCGCGGTCGTGCAGCTTCTCGCCGTACTCCGCGTCCTGCTCGGCGACGCTCTGCTCGGCCTGGGCGTTGACGATCTTCACGTCCGGGTAGACCGTCTGCACGGCGTCGCGCGTGCCGAGCGTTTCCGGGAAGTGGTAGCCGGTCTCCAGGAACAGGATGTCCACATCGGACTTCACCTTCGTGGCGAGGTCGATGAGCACGGCGTCCTGCATGTTGGACGCGACGATGAAGTCGTCGCCGAACGTGTCGACGGTCCAGCGGATCGCTTCGGTGGCGGTCGCGTCCGCGAGCTCCTTGGACGCGCGCTCGGCGAGGGTCTTGTAGTCGGCGGTGGCGGTCATCGGGAAACCTCCGGGAGGGACAGGCCGAGGAACTTGACCGAGAAAACCCGGCGACAGGCAGAACACAGCCAGCCGCCGTTCTCTTCCGGCCGCAGGTCCTCGTCGCCGCAATACGGGCAGTAGTACGGCACCGCGCGTTCGGTGGAAGTCACTGCAGGGCGCTTTCCTCGGCGCGCGCGGCCCATTGCGCGAACCGCTCGCCGGACTCGCGCCCGGCCACGTAGTTGCGCACGACCCGCTCGACGTAGGCGGTCAGCTCGCCCGAGGTCACCTTGTGCCCGCGCAGCTTCCGGCCGAACCCGGCGTCGAGGCCGAGCCCGCCGCCCAGGTGCACCTGGAAGCCTTCGACCTGGTTGCCGTCGGCGTCGGTGACGATCTGGCCCTTGAGGCCGATGTCCGCGGTCTGGATCCGCGCGCAGGAGTTGGGGCAGCCGTTGAGGTGCACGCTGACCGGGGTGTCGAGGTCCTTCTGGATGTCCGCCAGCGACTTCTCGAGGTCCGCGACGAGCTGCTGCGCGCGGGCCTTCGTCTCGACGATGGCGAGCTTGCAGAACTCCAGGCCGGTGCAGGCCATCACGCTGCGCCGCCACGGCGACGGCTTCGTCTCCAGCCCCAGCTCGGACAGCTCGGCGGAGAGCGCGGCGACCTGCGCCTCGGGGACGTCGAGCACGACGAGCTTCTGCTGCGGGGTGAGCCGCACGCGGCCGGACCCGGCGCGCTCGGCGGCCTTGGCGACGGCGACGAGCGTGCCGCCGGAGGACCGGCCGGCGACCGGCGCGGCGCCGACGTAGAAAGTGCCGTCGACCTGCGGGTGCACCCCGACGTGGTCGATCGGGACGGCGGGGTCGACCGGCGGCGGGCCGTCGATCAGCTCGCGCTTGAGGTACTCGTCCTGCAGCACCTGGCGGAACTTCTCCGCGCCCCAGTCCTTGACCAGGAACTTGATCCGGGCGCGGGAGCGCAGCCGGCGGTAGCCGTAGTCGCGGAAGATCGAGATGACGCCTTCCCAGACGTCCGGGACCTCGTCCCGCGGCACCCACGCGCCGAGGCGCTGCCCGAGCATCGGGTTGGTGGACAGGCCGCCGCCGACCCAGAGGTCGAAGCCGGGGCCGTGCTCGGGGTGGTCGACGCCGACGAAGGCGATGTCGTGGATCTCGTGCGCGACGTCGGACTGGCCGGAGATGGCGGTCTTGAACTTGCGCGGCAGGTTGGCGTACTCCGGCTTGCCGATGTAGCGGCGCTTGATCTCCTCGATCGCCGGGGTGCCGTCGATCACCTCGTCGGCCGAGATGCCGGCGACCGGCGAGCCGAGGATGACGCGAGGGCTGTCGCCGCACGCCTCCATCGTGGTCATGCCGGCCTGCTCGAGCTTGTCCCAGATCGCCGGGACGTCTTCGATCCGGATCCAGTGGTACTGGATGTTCTGCCGGTCGGTGATGTCGGCGGTGTCGCGCGCGTACTGCTGCGAAATCTCGCCCAGCACCGTGAGCTGCGCGGTGGTCAGCGCGCCGCCGTCGAGCCGGACCCGCAGCATGAAGTAGCGGTCGTCGAGCTCTTCGGGCTCCAGCGTCGCGGTGCGGCCGCCGTCGATCCCCGGCTTGCGCTGGGTGTAGAGGCCGAACCAGCGGAACCGGCCGCGCAGGTCACCCGGGTCGATCGCGTCGAACCCGCGGTGGGCGTAGATGTTCTCGATCCGGGCCCGCACGTTGAGCGGGTGATCGTCCTTCTTCGACCGCTCGTTCGGGTTGAGCGGCTCCCGGTAACCGAGCGCCCACTGCCCTTCGCCGCGCTTCTGCTTCGCGCGCGCGGGTCGGGCGGGGGTCTGACGCGTGGGCGTGGCCATGGCGGCCTCCTCCGAGGGGGCTGTCCGATTTCGTGGCGGGTGGTGGCGACGGCAGTCAGCGAACGGGTGCGCAGAGGGCGCTCGCGACCCGCAGGAGGTCTACGTGGCGGCGGGCCACGAGGAAAACACCGGCATGAGTCACGACGTGAGCGTGCCACGTGTCCACAATGTGGTCCAGGCCTGACCGCATGCTGGGAGAAGGGTCACTTACCTGCGAAAATCGTGTCAACCATGCTTCGGGCGGCCTCTTGCGCCGTTCAAACCACTACAGATAGAGTACTTCGAACACAGTGGTTTGAGGAGAGGAAACCGGGGATGCAGGTCAAGGGTTTCGGGGCGGGGTACCTGGTCGACGACGTCGCCGCGACCACCCGCTTCTACGCCGACGTGATCGGGCTGCCGGTCACCGTCGAGCTGGACTGGTTCGCCAGCGTCAACGCCGGCGCGCCCGGCTACGAGATCAGCTTCGTGCAGCGTGGCCACGCTTCGGTGCCGGAGGGCTACCGCGCGGCCGAGACGACGGGGGTGATGTTCGGGCTCGTCGTCGAGGACGCCGCGGCCGAGGCGAAGCGGCTGGAGGAGGCGGGCGTCGAGCTCGTCGTGCCACTCGTCGACGAGGTGTACGGGCAGCGGCACTTCTACGTCGCGGACCCGGACGGCGTGCTGCTCGACTTCATCGAGATGATCCCCGTCGACCCCGAGTGGGCGGCGGCGAACCTCCCGGCTTCGTAGGGGACAATCGGACCGTGCCCGTACTGCGTCCCGACCCCGCCACCCCGATCGATCCGGCGTTGCCGGAGAGCGCGCTCGAGGGGCTCGGCAGCAGAGCGTTCGGGGTGTACGTGCACGTCCCGTTCTGCGCGACGCGCTGCGGTTACTGCGACTTCAACACCTACACCGCGGGCGAGCTGGACTCCGGCTCGTCGCCGCAGTCGTGGCTCGAAGGGCTCCGGCGAGAGCTGGAACTGGCCGCGCGCGTGCTCGTCGTGCCGCCGGCCGCCGACACCGTGTTCGTCGGCGGTGGCACGCCGTCGCTGCTCGGTGCCGACGGGCTCGGTTCGGTGCTCGACGCCGTCCGCGACGTCTTCGGCCTCGCGCCGGGTGCCGAGGTGACGACGGAGTCGAACCCGGAGTCGACGTCTCCGGAGTTCTTCGCCGGGATCCGCGAAGCCGGCTACACGCGTGTTTCGCTGGGCATGCAGTCGGCCGCGCCGCACGTGCTGAAGATCCTCGACCGGGTGCACACGCCGGGCCGTCCGGGGCAGGCCGCCGCCGAAGCGCGCGCGGCCGGGTTCGACCACGTGAACCTCGACGTGATCTACGGCACGCCGGGAGAACGGCCGGACGACCTCCTCGCCACGCTCGACGCCGTGCTGGCCGCGGGCGTCGACCACGTGTCGGCGTACGCGCTGATCGTCGAGGAAGGCACCGCGCTGGCCCGCCGCGTCCGCCGCGGTGAGCTGCCCGCGCCGGACGACGACGTGCTGGCCGCGGACTACGAGATGATCGACGCCGCGCTCACGGCGGCGGGGCTGCGCTGGTACGAGGTGTCGAACTGGGCGGCCTCGGACGCGGCCCGCTGCCGGCACAACCTCGGTTACTGGCGCGGCGACGACTGGTGGGGCGCCGGCCCGGGCGCGCACAGCCACGTCGGCGGCGTGCGCTGGTGGAACGTCAAGCACCCGGCCCGCTACGCCTCGCTGCTCGCCGACGGCGCTTCGCCCGCGGGCGGGCGCGAAGTGCTCACCGACGACGACCAGCACCTCGAGCGGATCATGCTCGAACTCCGCGTCGCCGAAGGGCTGCCGCTCGACGTCCTCGACGAGCCCGGGCTCGCCGAAGCCCGCGCGGCCGCGGCGGAAGGCCTGCTGGATCCGTCCGCTTTGGACAGCCGGGGCCGCGCGGTGCTCACCGACCGCGGGCGGCTGCTGGCCGACGGCGTGGTCCGGCGGCTCGCGGGCTGATCCGGGATTAAATCGCCGGGGCCGGTCGTTGCTTGTATTCAGCAACGACTTTCGAGGAGGCCTCATGGCGCGCGCGATCAGGTTCGACGAGTACGGCGACGTGGAGGTCCTCCGGGTCGAGGAGGTGCCGCGCCCGGTGCCGGGCCGCGGGCAGGTGCTCGTCGAGGTGCGCGCCGCCGGGATCAACCCCGGCGAGGCGTCCATCCGGCGGGGTCTCCTGCACGACCGCTACCCGGCGACGTTCCCCTCGGGCCAGGGCAGTGACTTCGCGGGCGTGGTCGCCGAACTCGGCGAAGGCGTCGAAGAGATCGCCGTCGGCGACGAGGTGATCGGGTTCGTCGACACCCGTTCGAGCCACGCGGACTTCGTCGTCGCGGAGGCGGTGAACCTCACGCCGAAGCCCGCCGACCTGCCGTGGGAAGTCGCCGGCGCGCTGTTCGTCGCCGGGACGACCGCGTACGCGGCGGTGGGCGCGGTGTGCCCGCGCGAAGGGGAGACCGTCGTCGTTTCGGGCGCGGCGGGCGGCGTCGGGTCGCTCGCGGTGCAGCTGGCGAAGCTGGCCGGCGCGACGGTGATCGGCCTCGCGGGTGAAGCGAACCACGAGTGGCTGCGCGAGCTCGGCGTCGTCCCGGTTTCCTACGGCGAAGGCGTTCTCGAGCGGATCCGGGAAGCCGCGCCGGACGGCGTGCACGCCTTCGTCGACACCTTCGGCTCCGGGTACGTCGAACTGGCCCTGCACCTGGGGATCCACCCCGGGCGGATCAACACGGTCATCGACTACGAGGCGGCCGCGAAGTACAACGTCAAGACCGACGCCAACGCGGCGGGCGCGTCCGCCGAAACCCTGCGCGAGCT
Coding sequences within:
- the cysD gene encoding sulfate adenylyltransferase subunit CysD encodes the protein MTTLEPATDAAQDNLAALESEAIHIFREVAGEFDRPVILFSGGKDSTLLLHLAIKAFWPAPVPFPLLHVDTGHNFDEVIEFRDRVVERHGLRLVVAKVQDWIDDGRLEERADGMRNPLQTTPLLDTISENKFDAVFGGGRRDEERARAKERIFSLRNAFGQWEPRRQRPELWNLYNGRHRPGEQVRVFPLSNWTEADVWNYIAREKVELPSIYYAHRREVYLRDGMLLAEGPWGGPRPGEEVRELTVRYRTVGDGSCTGAIESEAATVEDVIAEVSASRLTERGATRADDRMSEAAMEDRKREGYF
- a CDS encoding quinone oxidoreductase family protein codes for the protein MFAVYAQEPNADNPLDSLVVGERPEPDVPDGWVRVHVKAASLNMHDLWTLRGVGIKPEQFPMILGCDGAGTLDDGSEVVIHSVINAPGWQGDDTLDPKRTLLTEKHQGTFADQVIVPARNVVPKPAALSFAEAATMGTAWLTAYRMLFVKSGLRPGQTMLVQGASGGVSTALVQLGRAAGFRVWVTGRTEEKRALAESLGAHQTFESGARLPERVDAVFETVGKATWSHSVKSLKPGGIIVVSGSTSGPDAGAELQRVFFLQLRVAGSTMGTRDELSDLLAYLDLTGVRPQIGQELPFEEAAKGFQAMLEGDTAGKIVFTR
- a CDS encoding enoyl-CoA hydratase family protein; this translates as MADELVHYDVVGGTATITLDSPHNRNALSAQLRRELSASLAAAAADDAVRVIVLTHTGPVFCAGMDLKEARGGSAGDQGVNEFPKILEQLWTSPKPVVARLAGPARAGGIGMVAACDIAVAVPEATFAFSEVRIGVVPAIISLTVLPRLNPRAAHELFLTGDTFDARRAVEIGLLNSAVPAGDLDAEVARFVKALAAGGPKALAETKALLSRPRYATPSEGFDEMLGLSAKFFASEEGQEGILAFAQKRKPSWVPQD
- a CDS encoding sirohydrochlorin chelatase, whose protein sequence is MTPPLVAVAHGSRDARSAATVRALMDVVRAQAPGLEVHESFLDLSAPLVTDVLRGLYASGHRTAVVVPLLLGSAFHARVDLPALISSVVAECPGFRIQVSDVLGADPALEAVALDRLASAPRRRGTGVLLSAVGSSNAAANAVVASLAAQWEERLGIPVSEAFASATQPDIPTAAARLRSRGVRHLIVASWFLAPGRLPDRIARLAREADPKAFIANPLADDPRVADVVISRYASAVSGLLRQYA
- a CDS encoding barstar family protein, yielding MSASEQAKAAAEEAFARGAYPHLVNSRPTVDKASTLSAFADALSFPDHFGNNLDALYDCLTDLSWLPPGEHVLIWPGSDALRKAEPKTYLAIRSVLSDAQRALGPTGRSAGSWRLTVVLPDA
- a CDS encoding ribonuclease domain-containing protein, which produces MFNRRRITAALIGLLVLVLGGWLVKDAVGGGSSSPASSSAPSTSSSASSGATSGAPAKGGATVPGADSGLPLKALSALPPQAADTWRLIEKGGPYPYPRNDDVVFENREKRLPGKKSGYYHEYTVKTPNSPDRGARRLITGQAHELYYTGDHYSSFVVVDPAR
- a CDS encoding alpha/beta hydrolase, which produces MTATQRPAPAGPGGRPSSDPDPIRVSFRRYAGVRTRVLEVGDPGPEPELPRRSLRRRGAVPHLRPTAPRLVLLHGYCDSADTWRPALEQLAAAGIPAVAVDLPGFGDAQPLRPGPMLTQLDAFTTAVVREQAVLGSVVLAGNSLGGTMSLRAAQNSRLPISGVVSIAAPGFVDSWLIRTVARYPLPLRLYSSLPVPVPGFLVRKVAEQLVPRLLYADSTAADATQVQRFTALFPDYRATKSRLEQARQLVAELADAYRLDSVQVPLLVVACGKDKLVTAASGRQLHTLVPHSRLLVREDWGHCPQLDDPVEIAELLAYFAASAVRTTQAKRAAATASEAVSEDTAAG
- a CDS encoding sulfate adenylyltransferase subunit 1; protein product: MSSLLRLATAGSVDDGKSTLVGRLLYDTKSVLADQLDAVTRASVDKGLSTPDLSLLVDGLRSEREQGITIDVAYRYFATPKRSFVLADTPGHVQYTRNTVTGASTAQLAVLLVDARKGVIEQTRRHAAVLALLGVPQLVLAVNKIDLVDYDEATFTVIAEEFASHAETLGYARGSVLTIPVSALEGDNVATRSERTPWYRGPSLLEHLEDVPVAPDPHDSALRFPVQYVIRPRTAEYLDYRGYAGQIAAGTVRPGDEIVVLPQGIRSRVERIDTADGPLAEAGAGTSVTLLLADDIDISRGDLIAAADAPPQVTDEITGTLCWLSSKPLKAGARVLVKHGTRTVQALVGDLHARFDEQALSSVDSPASLELNDIGLVTLRLAEELGVDDYGVSPRTGAFLVIDPKDGDTLAAGLVGERFS
- a CDS encoding cyclase; the encoded protein is MKALHLSRLAALTAAAALPIALAAPASAATTVTFDCQADAPIVGPQKVSLNQDADVTAPATVAPGGAFDVVIDPAPNTVPSDVSGNKVKNINTFALKFPIPANSTYVGADLAGGSGLGSTAPAIAVANGVATLSFPGPIAGGATFELPTITAHLTAGQSGTIETKLSGTSYSDPGLTFKAVASSIIGDITAPTACFPNPSPVFTTTTIG
- a CDS encoding Insertion element protein; translation: MTSTERAVPYYCPYCGDEDLRPEENGGWLCSACRRVFSVKFLGLSLPEVSR
- a CDS encoding phosphoadenylyl-sulfate reductase, translating into MTATADYKTLAERASKELADATATEAIRWTVDTFGDDFIVASNMQDAVLIDLATKVKSDVDILFLETGYHFPETLGTRDAVQTVYPDVKIVNAQAEQSVAEQDAEYGEKLHDRDATLCCNLRKVVPLRKTLSNYSAWITGVRRVDAPTRANTPIVTWDDRNGLVKVNPIAAWTDEEFNGYIREHGILENPLVSIGFLSIGCAPCTARVAPGQDPRSGRWAGQSKTECGLHG